A window from Gossypium raimondii isolate GPD5lz chromosome 7, ASM2569854v1, whole genome shotgun sequence encodes these proteins:
- the LOC105798916 gene encoding uncharacterized protein LOC105798916 isoform X1: MRVVDGCCLILGNVSSCMPEIVTCYSRAQTTDFTKEVDYQTGEEFSMEFVQECVGTRAIARPDAALTHEKRVWFNQNREMGYQDLARIQLKRMDSKCASDISDFASLNGSSRGSEHGSCVEKIGRYQKKDGEIGQVTGKAYGELNCDRSHPNGFGPPTTAIYACDSSSSNNFSGQGATDGSQSGKMKLLCSFGGKILPRPSDGKLRYVGGETHIISIQDCLSWEELLRRTSNFCNQPHSIKYQLPGEDLDALISVSSDEDLKNMIEEYHGLEKLKGSKKLRIFLIPYDESGNASSLEAMTMHQSYPDYQYVAAVNGTVDPSPRKISGELCLPNEGCQLGPNLNPNPSFPKWCPTSVISLDTMGGFNALHPSQVFLDIQNTTRSPSTPISPLPFQHEECNVCAQSMSNNSSSEYNYSFNTAHLNPEIRSTINPNYKDALQVPPALMNQSHPCIRVAANHTCQAYGGQLLSPDPSKDSVFFVVFNKSNGDYNGISHERFMHKERSFLSEKPISNAGNPLSLLSGSVDSLDSHPGISHAFSDSKLQDCGGRSAYCSQEGMSPSSPLNFAKSPSPSLVFSNSMQERLMQQHDKIDLMTSSADNYLLDTESTSKSKLDMQNCFPNPESSGVNEPIHKGTSDSNEKCQTAKIDLSKSSFVRLDNYEEYTASLDARNMSYISDPFLHQGGKLYEGKSPDSSMGYNNKLSNADCNQTSGFAVGTQEKDSQVSQKMVPSSLSINSNIKHLQTLGKTTSDIAESCGFNGKVIGQGDITSCARNTEATCLFPKSINDTRLDSKLGDLISESLNGPMLHEPPQSQFIASQNDISKEDMLMGSTKLHSPTIHVDSVLCSSLLNEDLHAMSQIPDNNAARKEVPLIDDELNYSNPNAEKVVLLDPLHKNSIVEDITFSLTEPSRKNQYQIQPEPIVMSKDVTTSVPSGMLVSSAVVPHVDVISTDIISPTGTELEDAIADSESKDSSADVQDKDESFSDAVIAEKEANIYGLQIIKNADLEELRELGSGTYGSVYHGKWRGTDVAIKRIKKSCFSGKSSDQDKLTKDFWREAQILSNLLHPNVVAFYGVVPDGTGGTLATVTEFMVNGSLRNVLIKKDGSLDCCKKLIIARDAAFGMEYLHSKNIVHFDLKCDNLLVNLRDPQRPICKVGDFGLSRIKHSTLVSGGVRGTLPWMAPELLNGNSNRVSEKVDVFSFGISMWEILTEEEPYADMHCGAIIGGIVKNTLRPPIPEHCDPDWRELMEQCWSADPESRPSFTEITNRLRSMSRLLQLKGRNDQARHTKA, from the exons aTGAGGGTTGTCGATGGATGCTGCTTAATTCTCGGCAACGTCAGCTCTTGCATGCCCGAAATTGTAACTTGCTACAGCC GAGCTCAAACCACTGATTTCACAAAGGAGGTTGATTACCAG ACAGGTGAGGAATTCTCCATGGAGTTTGTTCAGGAGTGTGTTGGCACAAGAGCCATTGCTAGACCAGATGCAGCACTGACACATGAGAAGAGAGTTTGGTTCAATCAGAACCGCGAGATGGGGTATCAGGATCTTGCCCGAATTCAGTTGAAAAGAATGGATTCGAAGTGTGCTTCTGACATTTCTGATTTTGCATCTCTGAATGGTTCTTCTAGAGGGAGTGAACATGGGTCTTGTGTTGAAAAGATAGGTAGATACCAGAAGAAAGATGGTGAAATTGGACAAGTGACAGGGAAGGCTTATGGTGAactgaattgtgataggagccATCCAAATGGTTTTGGACCACCTACTACAGCCATTTATGCATGTGACTCTTCTAGTTCCAACAACTTTAGTGGGCAGGGAGCTACTGATGGATCTCAATCTGGGAAAATGAAACTTCTGTGCAGCTTTGGTGGAAAAATATTGCCTAGGCCAAGTGATGGTAAACTCAGATATGTTGGGGGAGAGACGCACATTATTTCCATTCAGGATTGTCTTTCTTGGGAAGAGCTTCTGAGGAGAACTTCAAATTTTTGCAACCAACCTCATTCAATCAAGTACCAACTTCCAGGTGAGGATCTTGATGCCCTTATATCTGTTTCTTCTGATGAAGACCTTAAGAATATGATAGAGGAATACCATGGGCTTGAAAAGCTTAAAGGTTCTAAAAAGCTGAGGATATTTTTGATTCCCTATGATGAATCTGGAAATGCATCTTCCCTTGAGGCAATGACCATGCACCAGAGCTATCCTGATTACCAGTATGTGGCTGCTGTCAATGGGACAGTAGATCCTAGTCCTAGGAAAATCTCTGGTGAGCTCTGCTTACCTAATGAAGGATGTCAATTGGGACCCAATTTGAATCCTAACCCTAGTTTCCCCAAATGGTGTCCAACTTCAGTAATCTCTTTGGACACTATGGGTGGTTTTAATGCATTGCATCCATCTCAGGTTTTCCTTGATATCCAAAATACAACCAGATCCCCATCTACTCCTATTTCTCCACTACCTTTCCAGCATGAAGAATGCAATGTTTGTGCACAATCAATGTCTAATAACTCCAGCTCTGAATACAACTATTCCTTCAATACAGCACACTTGAATCCTGAGATCCGCAGCACTATTAATCCTAACTATAAAGATGCCCTACAGGTTCCACCTGCTTTGATGAATCAAAGTCACCCTTGCATAAGGGTTGCTGCCAACCACACATGCCAAGCTTATGGAGGGCAGCTACTAAGCCCTGATCCCAGCAAAGATTCCGTATTTTTTGTAGTTTTCAACAAAAGCAATGGTGATTACAATGGCATTTCACATGAAAGGTTTATGCACAAAGAAAGATCATTCCTTTCTGAAAAGCCCATCTCAAATGCTGGCAATCCATTAAGCCTGTTGTCAGGATCTGTTGATTCCCTGGATTCTCACCCAGGCATATCACATGCATTTTCAGATTCAAAGCTGCAGGACTGTGGAGGGAGGTCTGCTTACTGTTCACAAGAAGGAATGAGCCCATCTTCCCctttaaattttgcaaagagCCCATCACCTTCCCTTGTTTTTTCAAATTCCATGCAGGAAAGGTTGATGCAACAGCATGATAAAATTGATCTTATGACGTCCAGTGCAGATAATTACTTGTTGGACACTGAATCtacatcaaaatcaaaactgGATATGCAGAACTGCTTTCCAAACCCTGAATCTTCTGGCGTGAATGAACCTATTCACAAGGGAACCAGTGACAGTAATGAAAAATGCCAAACAGCTAAAATTGATTTGAGTAAATCCAGTTTTGTGAGGCTTGACAATTATGAAGAATATACTGCAAGCTTGGATGCCAGGAACATGTCTTATATAAGTGATCCATTTTTGCATCAAGGTGGAAAACTTTATGAGGGGAAATCCCCTGATAGCAGTATGGGATATAACAACAAATTGTCTAATGCAGACTGCAACCAAACATCTGGTTTTGCTGTAGGTACTCAGGAAAAAGATTCGCAAGTCTCTCAGAAGATGGTTCCTTCATCCTTATCTATAAATAGTAACATCAAACATCTGCAAACCTTGGGAAAAACCACATCTGATATAGCTGAATCTTGTGGTTTCAATGGGAAAGTAATTGGACAGGGAGATATTACTTCATGTGCCAGGAACACTGAAGCCACATGCTTGTTTCCAAAGAGCATAAATGACACAAGACTTGATAGTAAATTGGGTGATCTTATCTCTGAGTCTTTGAATGGCCCTATGTTGCATGAACCACCACAATCTCAGTTTATTGCAAGTCAAAATGATATATCTAAAGAAGATATGCTTATGGGCTCAACCAAGTTGCACTCACCTACAATTCATGTTGACTCTGTTCTGTGCTCAAGCTtgctcaatgaagaccttcatgCTATGTCACAAATTCCAGACAATAATGCAGCTAGGAAAGAGGTTCCCCTCATTGATGATGAACTTAATTATTCCAATCCAAATGCTGAGAAGGTGGTCCTCCTAGATCCCTTGCACAAGAATTCAATTGTAGAAGATATTACGTTTTCTCTAACTGAACCTTCAAGAAAGAATCAATATCAAATCCAACCGGAGCCCATAGTTATGTCAAAAGATGTTACCACTAGTGTTCCTTCTGGGATGCTAGTTTCATCTGCAGTTGTCCCACATGTGGATGTGATCAGCACTGATATCATATCTCCTACTGGAACAGAGTTGGAGGATGCCATTGCAGATTCTGAGTCTAAG GATTCTTCAGCTGATGTTCAAGACAAGGATGAGTCCTTCAGTGATGCTGTCATAGCTGAAAAGGAAGCCAACATCTATGGCTTGCAG ATTATTAAAAATGCCGATCTTGAAGAACTGAGGGAGCTAGGATCTGGTACATATGGATCTGTTTACCATGGAAAATGGCGGGGAACAGATGTTGCtataaagagaataaaaaagagTTGCTTTTCTGGGAAATCATCAGACCAGGACAAGCTG ACAAAAGACTTCTGGAGAGAAGCACAGATCCTCTCAAATCTGCTTCATCCAAATGTGGTAGCATTTTATGGAGTAGTACCAGATGGAACTGGAGGAACTTTGGCAACTGTAACTGAATTTATGGTCAACGGATCGCTTAGAAATGTCCTAATCAAGAAGGATGG ATCGCTTGATTGTTGCAAAAAGCTTATAATTGCCAGGGATGCAGCTTTTGGCATGGAATACTTGCACTCCAAAAACATTGTCCATTTTGATCTGAAATGTGATAATTTGCTTGTGAATCTAAGGGACCCACAACGACCCATATGCAAg GTTGGAGATTTTGGATtatcaagaattaagcacagcACTCTTGTTTCTGGAGGTGTGCGAGGAACCCTTCCATGGATGGCACCAGAGTTATTAAATGGTAACAGCAATCGTGTTTCTGAGAAG GTTGATGTGTTCTCATTTGGAATTTCAATGTGGGAAATCTTGACTGAAGAGGAGCCTTATGCTGATATGCATTGTGGTGCCATTATTG GGGGGATTGTGAAGAACACTCTTCGACCTCCAATTCCAGAACACTGTGACCCTGATTGGAGGGAGCTGATGGAACAATGCTGGTCAGCTGATCCTGAATCTAGACCATCATTCACGGAGATAACGAACAGGCTGCGATCAATGTCTAGGTTGCTTCAGCTCAAGGGACGTAATGATCAGGCAAGACACACAAAAGCCTAA
- the LOC105798916 gene encoding uncharacterized protein LOC105798916 isoform X2, translated as MIRETSGPSDQLVQQEYTYAVPNVGKNVNNNKTISVQTGEEFSMEFVQECVGTRAIARPDAALTHEKRVWFNQNREMGYQDLARIQLKRMDSKCASDISDFASLNGSSRGSEHGSCVEKIGRYQKKDGEIGQVTGKAYGELNCDRSHPNGFGPPTTAIYACDSSSSNNFSGQGATDGSQSGKMKLLCSFGGKILPRPSDGKLRYVGGETHIISIQDCLSWEELLRRTSNFCNQPHSIKYQLPGEDLDALISVSSDEDLKNMIEEYHGLEKLKGSKKLRIFLIPYDESGNASSLEAMTMHQSYPDYQYVAAVNGTVDPSPRKISGELCLPNEGCQLGPNLNPNPSFPKWCPTSVISLDTMGGFNALHPSQVFLDIQNTTRSPSTPISPLPFQHEECNVCAQSMSNNSSSEYNYSFNTAHLNPEIRSTINPNYKDALQVPPALMNQSHPCIRVAANHTCQAYGGQLLSPDPSKDSVFFVVFNKSNGDYNGISHERFMHKERSFLSEKPISNAGNPLSLLSGSVDSLDSHPGISHAFSDSKLQDCGGRSAYCSQEGMSPSSPLNFAKSPSPSLVFSNSMQERLMQQHDKIDLMTSSADNYLLDTESTSKSKLDMQNCFPNPESSGVNEPIHKGTSDSNEKCQTAKIDLSKSSFVRLDNYEEYTASLDARNMSYISDPFLHQGGKLYEGKSPDSSMGYNNKLSNADCNQTSGFAVGTQEKDSQVSQKMVPSSLSINSNIKHLQTLGKTTSDIAESCGFNGKVIGQGDITSCARNTEATCLFPKSINDTRLDSKLGDLISESLNGPMLHEPPQSQFIASQNDISKEDMLMGSTKLHSPTIHVDSVLCSSLLNEDLHAMSQIPDNNAARKEVPLIDDELNYSNPNAEKVVLLDPLHKNSIVEDITFSLTEPSRKNQYQIQPEPIVMSKDVTTSVPSGMLVSSAVVPHVDVISTDIISPTGTELEDAIADSESKDSSADVQDKDESFSDAVIAEKEANIYGLQIIKNADLEELRELGSGTYGSVYHGKWRGTDVAIKRIKKSCFSGKSSDQDKLTKDFWREAQILSNLLHPNVVAFYGVVPDGTGGTLATVTEFMVNGSLRNVLIKKDGSLDCCKKLIIARDAAFGMEYLHSKNIVHFDLKCDNLLVNLRDPQRPICKVGDFGLSRIKHSTLVSGGVRGTLPWMAPELLNGNSNRVSEKVDVFSFGISMWEILTEEEPYADMHCGAIIGGIVKNTLRPPIPEHCDPDWRELMEQCWSADPESRPSFTEITNRLRSMSRLLQLKGRNDQARHTKA; from the exons ATGATCAGGGAAACGTCTGGCCCATCTGATCAATTAGTACAACAAGAATATACATATGCTGTTCCTAATGTTGGAAAgaatgtaaataataataagactATATCTGTACAGACAGGTGAGGAATTCTCCATGGAGTTTGTTCAGGAGTGTGTTGGCACAAGAGCCATTGCTAGACCAGATGCAGCACTGACACATGAGAAGAGAGTTTGGTTCAATCAGAACCGCGAGATGGGGTATCAGGATCTTGCCCGAATTCAGTTGAAAAGAATGGATTCGAAGTGTGCTTCTGACATTTCTGATTTTGCATCTCTGAATGGTTCTTCTAGAGGGAGTGAACATGGGTCTTGTGTTGAAAAGATAGGTAGATACCAGAAGAAAGATGGTGAAATTGGACAAGTGACAGGGAAGGCTTATGGTGAactgaattgtgataggagccATCCAAATGGTTTTGGACCACCTACTACAGCCATTTATGCATGTGACTCTTCTAGTTCCAACAACTTTAGTGGGCAGGGAGCTACTGATGGATCTCAATCTGGGAAAATGAAACTTCTGTGCAGCTTTGGTGGAAAAATATTGCCTAGGCCAAGTGATGGTAAACTCAGATATGTTGGGGGAGAGACGCACATTATTTCCATTCAGGATTGTCTTTCTTGGGAAGAGCTTCTGAGGAGAACTTCAAATTTTTGCAACCAACCTCATTCAATCAAGTACCAACTTCCAGGTGAGGATCTTGATGCCCTTATATCTGTTTCTTCTGATGAAGACCTTAAGAATATGATAGAGGAATACCATGGGCTTGAAAAGCTTAAAGGTTCTAAAAAGCTGAGGATATTTTTGATTCCCTATGATGAATCTGGAAATGCATCTTCCCTTGAGGCAATGACCATGCACCAGAGCTATCCTGATTACCAGTATGTGGCTGCTGTCAATGGGACAGTAGATCCTAGTCCTAGGAAAATCTCTGGTGAGCTCTGCTTACCTAATGAAGGATGTCAATTGGGACCCAATTTGAATCCTAACCCTAGTTTCCCCAAATGGTGTCCAACTTCAGTAATCTCTTTGGACACTATGGGTGGTTTTAATGCATTGCATCCATCTCAGGTTTTCCTTGATATCCAAAATACAACCAGATCCCCATCTACTCCTATTTCTCCACTACCTTTCCAGCATGAAGAATGCAATGTTTGTGCACAATCAATGTCTAATAACTCCAGCTCTGAATACAACTATTCCTTCAATACAGCACACTTGAATCCTGAGATCCGCAGCACTATTAATCCTAACTATAAAGATGCCCTACAGGTTCCACCTGCTTTGATGAATCAAAGTCACCCTTGCATAAGGGTTGCTGCCAACCACACATGCCAAGCTTATGGAGGGCAGCTACTAAGCCCTGATCCCAGCAAAGATTCCGTATTTTTTGTAGTTTTCAACAAAAGCAATGGTGATTACAATGGCATTTCACATGAAAGGTTTATGCACAAAGAAAGATCATTCCTTTCTGAAAAGCCCATCTCAAATGCTGGCAATCCATTAAGCCTGTTGTCAGGATCTGTTGATTCCCTGGATTCTCACCCAGGCATATCACATGCATTTTCAGATTCAAAGCTGCAGGACTGTGGAGGGAGGTCTGCTTACTGTTCACAAGAAGGAATGAGCCCATCTTCCCctttaaattttgcaaagagCCCATCACCTTCCCTTGTTTTTTCAAATTCCATGCAGGAAAGGTTGATGCAACAGCATGATAAAATTGATCTTATGACGTCCAGTGCAGATAATTACTTGTTGGACACTGAATCtacatcaaaatcaaaactgGATATGCAGAACTGCTTTCCAAACCCTGAATCTTCTGGCGTGAATGAACCTATTCACAAGGGAACCAGTGACAGTAATGAAAAATGCCAAACAGCTAAAATTGATTTGAGTAAATCCAGTTTTGTGAGGCTTGACAATTATGAAGAATATACTGCAAGCTTGGATGCCAGGAACATGTCTTATATAAGTGATCCATTTTTGCATCAAGGTGGAAAACTTTATGAGGGGAAATCCCCTGATAGCAGTATGGGATATAACAACAAATTGTCTAATGCAGACTGCAACCAAACATCTGGTTTTGCTGTAGGTACTCAGGAAAAAGATTCGCAAGTCTCTCAGAAGATGGTTCCTTCATCCTTATCTATAAATAGTAACATCAAACATCTGCAAACCTTGGGAAAAACCACATCTGATATAGCTGAATCTTGTGGTTTCAATGGGAAAGTAATTGGACAGGGAGATATTACTTCATGTGCCAGGAACACTGAAGCCACATGCTTGTTTCCAAAGAGCATAAATGACACAAGACTTGATAGTAAATTGGGTGATCTTATCTCTGAGTCTTTGAATGGCCCTATGTTGCATGAACCACCACAATCTCAGTTTATTGCAAGTCAAAATGATATATCTAAAGAAGATATGCTTATGGGCTCAACCAAGTTGCACTCACCTACAATTCATGTTGACTCTGTTCTGTGCTCAAGCTtgctcaatgaagaccttcatgCTATGTCACAAATTCCAGACAATAATGCAGCTAGGAAAGAGGTTCCCCTCATTGATGATGAACTTAATTATTCCAATCCAAATGCTGAGAAGGTGGTCCTCCTAGATCCCTTGCACAAGAATTCAATTGTAGAAGATATTACGTTTTCTCTAACTGAACCTTCAAGAAAGAATCAATATCAAATCCAACCGGAGCCCATAGTTATGTCAAAAGATGTTACCACTAGTGTTCCTTCTGGGATGCTAGTTTCATCTGCAGTTGTCCCACATGTGGATGTGATCAGCACTGATATCATATCTCCTACTGGAACAGAGTTGGAGGATGCCATTGCAGATTCTGAGTCTAAG GATTCTTCAGCTGATGTTCAAGACAAGGATGAGTCCTTCAGTGATGCTGTCATAGCTGAAAAGGAAGCCAACATCTATGGCTTGCAG ATTATTAAAAATGCCGATCTTGAAGAACTGAGGGAGCTAGGATCTGGTACATATGGATCTGTTTACCATGGAAAATGGCGGGGAACAGATGTTGCtataaagagaataaaaaagagTTGCTTTTCTGGGAAATCATCAGACCAGGACAAGCTG ACAAAAGACTTCTGGAGAGAAGCACAGATCCTCTCAAATCTGCTTCATCCAAATGTGGTAGCATTTTATGGAGTAGTACCAGATGGAACTGGAGGAACTTTGGCAACTGTAACTGAATTTATGGTCAACGGATCGCTTAGAAATGTCCTAATCAAGAAGGATGG ATCGCTTGATTGTTGCAAAAAGCTTATAATTGCCAGGGATGCAGCTTTTGGCATGGAATACTTGCACTCCAAAAACATTGTCCATTTTGATCTGAAATGTGATAATTTGCTTGTGAATCTAAGGGACCCACAACGACCCATATGCAAg GTTGGAGATTTTGGATtatcaagaattaagcacagcACTCTTGTTTCTGGAGGTGTGCGAGGAACCCTTCCATGGATGGCACCAGAGTTATTAAATGGTAACAGCAATCGTGTTTCTGAGAAG GTTGATGTGTTCTCATTTGGAATTTCAATGTGGGAAATCTTGACTGAAGAGGAGCCTTATGCTGATATGCATTGTGGTGCCATTATTG GGGGGATTGTGAAGAACACTCTTCGACCTCCAATTCCAGAACACTGTGACCCTGATTGGAGGGAGCTGATGGAACAATGCTGGTCAGCTGATCCTGAATCTAGACCATCATTCACGGAGATAACGAACAGGCTGCGATCAATGTCTAGGTTGCTTCAGCTCAAGGGACGTAATGATCAGGCAAGACACACAAAAGCCTAA
- the LOC105798916 gene encoding uncharacterized protein LOC105798916 isoform X5, translating to MRVVDGCCLILGNVSSCMPEIVTCYSRAQTTDFTKEVDYQTGEEFSMEFVQECVGTRAIARPDAALTHEKRVWFNQNREMGYQDLARIQLKRMDSKCASDISDFASLNGSSRGSEHGSCVEKIGRYQKKDGEIGQVTGKAYGELNCDRSHPNGFGPPTTAIYACDSSSSNNFSGQGATDGSQSGKMKLLCSFGGKILPRPSDGKLRYVGGETHIISIQDCLSWEELLRRTSNFCNQPHSIKYQLPGEDLDALISVSSDEDLKNMIEEYHGLEKLKGSKKLRIFLIPYDESGNASSLEAMTMHQSYPDYQYVAAVNGTVDPSPRKISGELCLPNEGCQLGPNLNPNPSFPKWCPTSVISLDTMGGFNALHPSQVFLDIQNTTRSPSTPISPLPFQHEECNVCAQSMSNNSSSEYNYSFNTAHLNPEIRSTINPNYKDALQVPPALMNQSHPCIRVAANHTCQAYGGQLLSPDPSKDSVFFVVFNKSNGDYNGISHERFMHKERSFLSEKPISNAGNPLSLLSGSVDSLDSHPGISHAFSDSKLQDCGGRSAYCSQEGMSPSSPLNFAKSPSPSLVFSNSMQERLMQQHDKIDLMTSSADNYLLDTESTSKSKLDMQNCFPNPESSGVNEPIHKGTSDSNEKCQTAKIDLSKSSFVRLDNYEEYTASLDARNMSYISDPFLHQGGKLYEGKSPDSSMGYNNKLSNADCNQTSGFAVGTQEKDSQVSQKMVPSSLSINSNIKHLQTLGKTTSDIAESCGFNGKVIGQGDITSCARNTEATCLFPKSINDTRLDSKLGDLISESLNGPMLHEPPQSQFIASQNDISKEDMLMGSTKLHSPTIHVDSVLCSSLLNEDLHAMSQIPDNNAARKEVPLIDDELNYSNPNAEKVVLLDPLHKNSIVEDITFSLTEPSRKNQYQIQPEPIVMSKDVTTSVPSGMLVSSAVVPHVDVISTDIISPTGTELEDAIADSESKDSSADVQDKDESFSDAVIAEKEANIYGLQIIKNADLEELRELGSGTYGSVYHGKWRGTDVAIKRIKKSCFSGKSSDQDKLTKDFWREAQILSNLLHPNVVAFYGVVPDGTGGTLATVTEFMVNGSLRNVLIKKDG from the exons aTGAGGGTTGTCGATGGATGCTGCTTAATTCTCGGCAACGTCAGCTCTTGCATGCCCGAAATTGTAACTTGCTACAGCC GAGCTCAAACCACTGATTTCACAAAGGAGGTTGATTACCAG ACAGGTGAGGAATTCTCCATGGAGTTTGTTCAGGAGTGTGTTGGCACAAGAGCCATTGCTAGACCAGATGCAGCACTGACACATGAGAAGAGAGTTTGGTTCAATCAGAACCGCGAGATGGGGTATCAGGATCTTGCCCGAATTCAGTTGAAAAGAATGGATTCGAAGTGTGCTTCTGACATTTCTGATTTTGCATCTCTGAATGGTTCTTCTAGAGGGAGTGAACATGGGTCTTGTGTTGAAAAGATAGGTAGATACCAGAAGAAAGATGGTGAAATTGGACAAGTGACAGGGAAGGCTTATGGTGAactgaattgtgataggagccATCCAAATGGTTTTGGACCACCTACTACAGCCATTTATGCATGTGACTCTTCTAGTTCCAACAACTTTAGTGGGCAGGGAGCTACTGATGGATCTCAATCTGGGAAAATGAAACTTCTGTGCAGCTTTGGTGGAAAAATATTGCCTAGGCCAAGTGATGGTAAACTCAGATATGTTGGGGGAGAGACGCACATTATTTCCATTCAGGATTGTCTTTCTTGGGAAGAGCTTCTGAGGAGAACTTCAAATTTTTGCAACCAACCTCATTCAATCAAGTACCAACTTCCAGGTGAGGATCTTGATGCCCTTATATCTGTTTCTTCTGATGAAGACCTTAAGAATATGATAGAGGAATACCATGGGCTTGAAAAGCTTAAAGGTTCTAAAAAGCTGAGGATATTTTTGATTCCCTATGATGAATCTGGAAATGCATCTTCCCTTGAGGCAATGACCATGCACCAGAGCTATCCTGATTACCAGTATGTGGCTGCTGTCAATGGGACAGTAGATCCTAGTCCTAGGAAAATCTCTGGTGAGCTCTGCTTACCTAATGAAGGATGTCAATTGGGACCCAATTTGAATCCTAACCCTAGTTTCCCCAAATGGTGTCCAACTTCAGTAATCTCTTTGGACACTATGGGTGGTTTTAATGCATTGCATCCATCTCAGGTTTTCCTTGATATCCAAAATACAACCAGATCCCCATCTACTCCTATTTCTCCACTACCTTTCCAGCATGAAGAATGCAATGTTTGTGCACAATCAATGTCTAATAACTCCAGCTCTGAATACAACTATTCCTTCAATACAGCACACTTGAATCCTGAGATCCGCAGCACTATTAATCCTAACTATAAAGATGCCCTACAGGTTCCACCTGCTTTGATGAATCAAAGTCACCCTTGCATAAGGGTTGCTGCCAACCACACATGCCAAGCTTATGGAGGGCAGCTACTAAGCCCTGATCCCAGCAAAGATTCCGTATTTTTTGTAGTTTTCAACAAAAGCAATGGTGATTACAATGGCATTTCACATGAAAGGTTTATGCACAAAGAAAGATCATTCCTTTCTGAAAAGCCCATCTCAAATGCTGGCAATCCATTAAGCCTGTTGTCAGGATCTGTTGATTCCCTGGATTCTCACCCAGGCATATCACATGCATTTTCAGATTCAAAGCTGCAGGACTGTGGAGGGAGGTCTGCTTACTGTTCACAAGAAGGAATGAGCCCATCTTCCCctttaaattttgcaaagagCCCATCACCTTCCCTTGTTTTTTCAAATTCCATGCAGGAAAGGTTGATGCAACAGCATGATAAAATTGATCTTATGACGTCCAGTGCAGATAATTACTTGTTGGACACTGAATCtacatcaaaatcaaaactgGATATGCAGAACTGCTTTCCAAACCCTGAATCTTCTGGCGTGAATGAACCTATTCACAAGGGAACCAGTGACAGTAATGAAAAATGCCAAACAGCTAAAATTGATTTGAGTAAATCCAGTTTTGTGAGGCTTGACAATTATGAAGAATATACTGCAAGCTTGGATGCCAGGAACATGTCTTATATAAGTGATCCATTTTTGCATCAAGGTGGAAAACTTTATGAGGGGAAATCCCCTGATAGCAGTATGGGATATAACAACAAATTGTCTAATGCAGACTGCAACCAAACATCTGGTTTTGCTGTAGGTACTCAGGAAAAAGATTCGCAAGTCTCTCAGAAGATGGTTCCTTCATCCTTATCTATAAATAGTAACATCAAACATCTGCAAACCTTGGGAAAAACCACATCTGATATAGCTGAATCTTGTGGTTTCAATGGGAAAGTAATTGGACAGGGAGATATTACTTCATGTGCCAGGAACACTGAAGCCACATGCTTGTTTCCAAAGAGCATAAATGACACAAGACTTGATAGTAAATTGGGTGATCTTATCTCTGAGTCTTTGAATGGCCCTATGTTGCATGAACCACCACAATCTCAGTTTATTGCAAGTCAAAATGATATATCTAAAGAAGATATGCTTATGGGCTCAACCAAGTTGCACTCACCTACAATTCATGTTGACTCTGTTCTGTGCTCAAGCTtgctcaatgaagaccttcatgCTATGTCACAAATTCCAGACAATAATGCAGCTAGGAAAGAGGTTCCCCTCATTGATGATGAACTTAATTATTCCAATCCAAATGCTGAGAAGGTGGTCCTCCTAGATCCCTTGCACAAGAATTCAATTGTAGAAGATATTACGTTTTCTCTAACTGAACCTTCAAGAAAGAATCAATATCAAATCCAACCGGAGCCCATAGTTATGTCAAAAGATGTTACCACTAGTGTTCCTTCTGGGATGCTAGTTTCATCTGCAGTTGTCCCACATGTGGATGTGATCAGCACTGATATCATATCTCCTACTGGAACAGAGTTGGAGGATGCCATTGCAGATTCTGAGTCTAAG GATTCTTCAGCTGATGTTCAAGACAAGGATGAGTCCTTCAGTGATGCTGTCATAGCTGAAAAGGAAGCCAACATCTATGGCTTGCAG ATTATTAAAAATGCCGATCTTGAAGAACTGAGGGAGCTAGGATCTGGTACATATGGATCTGTTTACCATGGAAAATGGCGGGGAACAGATGTTGCtataaagagaataaaaaagagTTGCTTTTCTGGGAAATCATCAGACCAGGACAAGCTG ACAAAAGACTTCTGGAGAGAAGCACAGATCCTCTCAAATCTGCTTCATCCAAATGTGGTAGCATTTTATGGAGTAGTACCAGATGGAACTGGAGGAACTTTGGCAACTGTAACTGAATTTATGGTCAACGGATCGCTTAGAAATGTCCTAATCAAGAAGGATGGGTAA